In a single window of the Nicotiana tomentosiformis chromosome 10, ASM39032v3, whole genome shotgun sequence genome:
- the LOC138899957 gene encoding uncharacterized protein has protein sequence MTALVSSHTASIQKLEMQMRDLSRDQNPKQKCKLPSDTIANPKGSGSGPTSHCMAITTRSGKLLQGENEQVVEVEDFEQEVEAQDEVPIVVEVEKLPKTVRTQEVNHEEVMEKVIEAPNTLAPIPRPPPAFPQRLDRKVDDSKLEKFYDILKQLLVNISFVEAFQEMLDFAKYLKDLITKRKTTKNEVVNVTHRVSSIIATTIVQTKEDPWAFTIPCTIGLRDFARTLCDNGVSINLMPLAIYKQAV, from the coding sequence ATGACCGCGCTTGTGAGTTCTCACACCGCATCTATTCAAAAGTTGGAGATGCAAATGAGGGATCTTTCAAGAGATCAAAATCCGAAGCAAAAATGCAAGCTCCCAAGTGATACAATTGCAAACCCAAAAGGTAGTGGGAGTGGTCCAACTTCTCATTGTATGGCAATCACAACTCGAAGTGGAAAACTACTTCAAGGAGAGAATGAACAAGTGGTCGAAGTAGAAGATTTTGAACAAGAAGTCGAGGCACAAGATGAGGTGCCAATTGTTGTTGAAGTTGAAAAACTCCCAAAGACGGTGAGAACTCAAGAAGTGAACCATGAAGAGGTTATGGAAAAGGTAATAGAGGCACCAAACACTCTAGCACCAATTCCTAGACCTCCACCTGCTTTCCCTCAAAGACTTGATAGAAAGGTTGATGATAGCAAACTTGAGAAGTTCTATGACATACTAAAGCAATTATTGGTGAATATTTCatttgtggaagcatttcaagagatgCTGGATTTTGCTAAGTACTTGAAGGACTTGATCACTAAAAGGAAAACCACCAAGAATGAGGTGGTAAATGTGACTCACAGGGTTAGTTCCATCATTGCAACAACCATCGTCCAAACGAAAGAGGACCCGTGGGCCTTCACCATTCCATGCACTATTGGATTGCGCGATTTTGCACGAACCCTTTGTGATAATGGGGTTAGCATCAACTTAATGCCCCTTGCTATTTACAAGCAAGCGGTATAG
- the LOC108944407 gene encoding uncharacterized protein, whose amino-acid sequence MELENKAKWALKKLNLDWAEAANLRMTQLNEMEECYFHVYENTAMYKERMKFVHDKKILKREFKSGDLVLLFNSRLKLFPGKLKYKWSGPFKVVNVSSYGAIELEFEDMTRTFKVYVQRVKHYLRTIGQRKLVEQFALKDGPIPIPTTD is encoded by the coding sequence ATGGAACTTGAAAATAAAGCCAAGTGGGCATTGaaaaagttaaatcttgattgggccGAAGCTGCTAATCTAAGGATGACACAACTCAACGAGATGGAAGAGTGCTATTTTCATGTCTACGAAAATACAGCCATGTATAAAGAAAGAATGAAGTTTGTTCATGATAAGAAGATTTTGAAGAGAGAATTCAAATCCGGTGACTTGGTCTTACTCTTCAACTCAAGATTGAAGTTATTTCCGGGCAAACTGAAATATAAATGGTCTGGCCCGTTCAAAGTTGTGAATGTATCTTCCTATGGCGCTATTGAATTAGAATTCGAGGACATGACCCGAACTTTCAAAGTATATGTCCAAAGAGTCAAGCATTACCTCAGAACCATTGGACAAAGGAAACTGGTAGAACAATTCGCACTCAAGGATGGTCCGATACCAATCCCCACCACTGATTAG